A window of Rhodothermales bacterium genomic DNA:
ATCATTACCGGCACGAGAAAGTGAAACAGCGTCACGCCGAACATATGCTTGCAGGAGGGCCCGCCCTGACGCCGGCCCACGATCCCACGCAGGAGGAGGATATCCTGCGTGCCATCGATGACCTGCCCGAGAAAGAAAGCACCGTGTTCCGCCTGAACCGGTTTGCCGGAATGACCTATGCCGAGACGGCCCGCTACCTTGGCGTATCCCAGAAAACCGTGGAAAAGCACATGTCACGCGCCCTGGCCCGTCTGGGCACGTCGCTCCGGGACTTCCTGGTGGTGCTCATCGCGCTCCTGACGCTGGCCGTGGCCGGCGCGGCACACGGTCAGGATCGGACGGCGGAGTTCGCCGCATCCAGCGTGGATATCCAGCTTGAAGGCATGTCGCTTCGCGATGCCTTGAGCGCGGTGGCTGCCCGGACGGGTGCGGGTCTTGTTTTTGATGATGCGATGGTGGAATCCAGGATGGTCGGCCCGCACTGTTCGACCTGTCCGCTCAAGGAATTGATGCGTGATGTGCTCGCGCCGCATGGTCTCGCCTTCGAACTCATGGGTGGCCCGGTCATCGTCGTCGTGCGTGGACGGGGCCTTCAACTCACAGGCCGTGTCGTGGATGCCGAAACCGGGGAGTCGCTGCCGCTCGCCCAGGTCTGGACGGGATCCACGGGAGGGGTCGCCGACGAGGACGGGTGGTTCTCGCTCACGGTTCCGGCGGATGGAGCGACACATTTGACGGTCAGTTACATGGGATACGAGCACCGGATGGTCCGGGTGGAGCCGGGAAACCTGGGCACGATCGCGCTCCGTCCACGCACCATCGTGGTGGGTGAGGTGACGGTGATTGCGGAGCCCGTCATTCCCGTCTCCGGGGACGGCTCCGGGGCGCGACTCATGCGCGGCGGAACCATGGACCGCATTCCGACCATTGGCGGCGACGATCCGCTGCTGGCCATGCAGATGCTCCCGGGCATGGACAACACGGGCGAACGGGCCGGTGAAATGTTCATCCGCGGGGCCACGCCGCGCACGAACCTCGTGACGTGGGATGGGATACCGGTATTCAGTGCCGATCATTTTTTCGGAATGATTTCCACGTTCTCACCGCAGGCCGTGGGCGAGGTCAAGACGTATCCCCGGGGCGTCCCGGCGCATCTGGGGGGACGCGCGGGCACGGTGGTCGAACTGGCCTCTCCGTCCGGGTTGGGGCATCCCCAACTCCTGGCGCATTCGTCCGTGCTCGTGTCCGGAGCCAGCGTGCGCATTCCGTTGGGTCCGCGCATGGGGGGATGGATTTCGGCACGCCGGTCCACGCCCGCCATTGAACAGCAGACCGCCTACAGCTCCTTCTTCGACAAGGCCATCGGCGAGGAATTCGAGGCGAATCGGCCGGGCTTCACGTTCAGCGATGTGAGCGCCCGGTTGGACGTGCTGGCTGCCGCGCGGCATCATGTCTCGTTCAGTCTCCATACGAGTGACGACGGTTTGGACCGCAATACGAGTGACGTCTTCCGGCAGTTGGAACTGGTGAACGAGCAGACCGAGGAAGAGGAGGAGGAAAACGAGAATCGCGGGCGTGGACAGGGCCGCGGGCGCGGCGGCGATGACGATGATGATGATGACGGAGAAGAGGATTCGGACGCGGACGACGATGAAGGCGATGCGGAATTCGTGGAAACGGTGGTTACCGAGCGCGAGCGCACGAACAACGATTGGAGTCTGACCGGTGCGGCGCTCAACTGGACGGCGAATTGGGCGGCCGGCGCGCCCATGCATGTGCAGGTGACCCGGTCCCGGTCCCGGAGCAGTTATGCCGCTGACCTGTCTGAACTGGCCGCCGATACACTGGCGTTCTCGGCCGTGGAAGACCGCCGGCACTCCATTGAGCAACAGGCCATTCGCGTGCGGCAGGAACTGCCGTCGGCACTGGGCAGCACGACGGTCGGGGCATTTTTTGAGGGGTCCCGTTCCCGGTTCGCTGCCTCCACGGTGTTCAACACGGTGAATGCGTTCGATTCGACGTCGGTCCGGGACATGACGCTGGCCGGCGGGCATGTGGCGCAGGAAATGCGTCATGGACCGGTACGACTGCAGGCCGGCATCCGGCTCACGCGTCTTTCGACAAATGGCGCCTGGTACACCGCTCCGCGCGTGGCCGCGGACGTTGCGTTGACGGGCCGCCTGTCGGCGCAGGTATTCTGGGGCCAGTATCATCAGTACATGCTCCGGTCCCTCGACTCCGATATCCTGGTGGAGCGCCGGGACAGCTGGGCGTTGGTGGACGCCGGACAGGATCCGGCCCGCTCGCGTCAGGCGGGGGCCTCGCTGGAAATGAGCGGTCGCGCGTGGAGCCTTTCGGCCGACGTCTGGCGCCGGACCAGTCTTGGTGTTCCTGTGCTCCCGGAAGCCACACCCCGGGCGGATGTCCGTCCGTTCAACGGGGATGAAACCCATACGCTGGGTATGGACGTGGGCGGCCAGGTGCGAATTTCGGGCGTCGTCGCGTTGGTTTCCTACACGTACACGGAGAGCGAGGCCCGCAGTCCGGCGTTTCCCGGGTTGGGTTGGTTCCGATCGCTGTCCGAGCGGCCCCATGCCGTGAAGGGCGTGGTATCGGCGCCCGTGGGGCCGGTCACGGTCGGCGTGTCGTACTCGCTGGCATCGGGTCGGCCCGTTGGCGTACTGCTCGATCCACGGCGATTCGTTTCTGCGGACGGGTCCCAACTCCTGGGCAGTGCCGCGGCATCCCTGGACGGCGAGCAGCTGCCGCCGTACCGCCGACTGGATGTCGACGTGGAGTGGACGGGTCGGATAGGCGGCCTGAACATGGCTGCCGCCGTGTCCGCCGTGAATGTCCTGGACCGTCAGAATGTGCGCTACCGGCGCATTGTCACTGAAGGTACATCGGTGCTCCTGCGCGATGTGACCATGCTTGGCTTTACGCCCACGGCCTCACTCCGGATTGGACTCAACCGGCCATGAACATGAACGAATACAACCCTACAGAGCAGGAATTGCTGGCGCGACTCTTCGATGGAAGCCTGTCGGACGCCGACCGGAATGCCCTCCGGACGCGCATGCGCCTGGACGCCGACCTGGCTTCGACCGTCCGGACCGTCGAGCGCCTGGCCGCCATCATCCCGCCGGTGGATACGGGTTTGGTTCAGCAGGCCGTCACGGAGGACGATACCCGAGCCGCCTGGAAACGGGTCGAGGCGCGGATTGGACGTGGACTGGATATTGGGCTTGGGCACCCGGTTGCCACCCTGTACCGGCTTCGGTGGGTGGCGGCGGCCGCAGCCGTCCTGGTCGTGGCGGTCGCGTTGTCGGTCGTGCTCCGGCCTGCATCCACGCCGGACTGGGAAACCGTACTGGCTGCCCGGGGCGAGATCCGGACCGTCGTGCTGGATGATGGGTCCACCGTGACGCTCAACGCCGACAGTCGATTGGAACACGCGGTGTCGGAAGGAGCAGATCCGCGGGTCGTGCGCCTGGACGGGGAAGCGCGTTTCGAGGTGGCATCCGACGGTCGGGCCTTCGTGGTGGAGACGACCGAGGCACGCGTTCGCGTCCTGGGCACGCAGTTTACGGTGCGAGCACGGGGCGAGGCGACCGCTGTGGCCGTACACGAGGGGCGTGTGGCGGTCGAAGCGGGATCCGATGCCCGGGAATTGACCCGGGATGAGGCTGTTGAGGTCCGCGCTGGCGCTCCGGTACGCGTATTGCCTCCGGACGTGGCCCGCTCGGCCGATGATTGGACCCGCGGCATGTTGACGTTCCAACGCGTCCCCCTCACCCGGGCACTGGTGGACGTGGAACGCCGATTCGACGTGGAGATTGCCCTCACGGGGTCATGGACCGGGTCTGAATCTGTTTCAGGATCCTTCCCCGATCAGGACGTCCGGGAGGTCCTGGACAGCCTGTGCCGCATTTACGCGTGTGAGGTCCGGGAGCGTTCAGCCGCCGCCGGGCCCGGGTACGACCTGGCTCGGTAACCACGTCCCATCCCCAGCGTCCGGTCGCTGATATCAGTCGGCTGAGGCGGCTTCCCACTCCGCTTCGGTCGCCACGCTCTTCTGGTATTCCATGACCATGAGCCAGGCGCCGTCCTTTTTCACGAACAGCGACTCCAAGTGGATGAGGGCCACCTGGGGCTCGGCGGTGCCGGATTGCGAAACGTATCGGAAAATCCCGGTGTCATGGGCCGTCGTCGCATCGGCAAGGCGCTGCGTTATCCGGAATTCCACCGAGGCCTTCATCTGGCCGTTGCGCGTCGCATCGAACCCAGGCTTCCAACCGGCAAGGGCCGATGCAATGGGGTAGGATTCGCCGGAAAGTTTGTTCACCAACACGGCATCCGGATGGTAGAGAGCGGAATAGCCCTCGAAATCGCCTTCCTGGACGGTTCGGGACATTTCGGCGTAGGCCGCGTCCAGTTCCGGGTCGGCAGGATGGTCTGGGCTGATGGGGGCCGGAGAAAGCGTCACCGCGGCAAAGAACAGGGGCAGGAGCAGGTTGAGTGCGTGCATGGGTATGGTATGTTCGGTTGATGCGAAGCGGGGGACGCGCCGGCAGTATACCGTGCATCCCGCAATTTTGTTATACTGGCAGGCCCGTTCATTCCCTCTCGTTCCATGCCACCACCCAAACAACTCTCCCGCGCCGATGAGGTGCTGCTCCTGTGCATTGCCGTGCTGGGAGACGATGCCTTCAGCACCACCATCCGGGCCGAACTGCAGGAGCGGGCGGGCAAGAAGGTGACCGTCGGCAGCCTGTGGGTATCGCTCGACAATCTGTCGGAGCGGGGGCTGCTACGCAAACGCAGCGTCCCGAATGAAACCCGTAAGGGTGGACGGCCGCGGGTGTATTACCGGGTCACGCCGCGAGGCATCCGCGCGTTGCAGCGCGCAAGGGAGTTCCAGGAGCGGCTTTGGAAGGGGGTACCGGACCTGGAAGGCTGAAACAACTCATCAAAAGTGATGTATTAAGCCTTTGAATCAGGTTAATCCATCAATAATGATGAATAATAAATTTGTGGGTTCGGATGCCGATGTGCTGGCGGAGCTCGGCCGTCGGGTGGAACGCTTGCGACTGGATCGTAACTGGACTCAGGAACAGCTGGCCCGGGAGGCCGGCGTATCGCGCCCGACCGTGGAGCGCATGGAGGCGGGGGCGTCGGGCAGCATGACGTCGTTCGTCCGGGTGCTCCGGGCGCTCGACCGGTTGGAGGCGCTGGACGACGTGGTGCCTGTGCCGGACGTGAGGCCCATGGAGGTACTCCAGGAAGGGGCCCCGAAGCGACGAAAGCGCGCACGGCCACCGGGACCGGCGGATGAAGCGTCGTCAGCGTCCGCGTGGACCTGGGGCGATGAGGAATGACCATGCGTGAGGTTTGATGATGGGTACCCTTGCC
This region includes:
- a CDS encoding RNA polymerase sigma-70 factor, encoding MTPSAFQNFFREMYPQAVRFAQSRLGDRQQAEDIVQDVFVRMWENRRRIATDRSPKAYLFKLVANAIIDHYRHEKVKQRHAEHMLAGGPALTPAHDPTQEEDILRAIDDLPEKESTVFRLNRFAGMTYAETARYLGVSQKTVEKHMSRALARLGTSLRDFLVVLIALLTLAVAGAAHGQDRTAEFAASSVDIQLEGMSLRDALSAVAARTGAGLVFDDAMVESRMVGPHCSTCPLKELMRDVLAPHGLAFELMGGPVIVVVRGRGLQLTGRVVDAETGESLPLAQVWTGSTGGVADEDGWFSLTVPADGATHLTVSYMGYEHRMVRVEPGNLGTIALRPRTIVVGEVTVIAEPVIPVSGDGSGARLMRGGTMDRIPTIGGDDPLLAMQMLPGMDNTGERAGEMFIRGATPRTNLVTWDGIPVFSADHFFGMISTFSPQAVGEVKTYPRGVPAHLGGRAGTVVELASPSGLGHPQLLAHSSVLVSGASVRIPLGPRMGGWISARRSTPAIEQQTAYSSFFDKAIGEEFEANRPGFTFSDVSARLDVLAAARHHVSFSLHTSDDGLDRNTSDVFRQLELVNEQTEEEEEENENRGRGQGRGRGGDDDDDDDGEEDSDADDDEGDAEFVETVVTERERTNNDWSLTGAALNWTANWAAGAPMHVQVTRSRSRSSYAADLSELAADTLAFSAVEDRRHSIEQQAIRVRQELPSALGSTTVGAFFEGSRSRFAASTVFNTVNAFDSTSVRDMTLAGGHVAQEMRHGPVRLQAGIRLTRLSTNGAWYTAPRVAADVALTGRLSAQVFWGQYHQYMLRSLDSDILVERRDSWALVDAGQDPARSRQAGASLEMSGRAWSLSADVWRRTSLGVPVLPEATPRADVRPFNGDETHTLGMDVGGQVRISGVVALVSYTYTESEARSPAFPGLGWFRSLSERPHAVKGVVSAPVGPVTVGVSYSLASGRPVGVLLDPRRFVSADGSQLLGSAAASLDGEQLPPYRRLDVDVEWTGRIGGLNMAAAVSAVNVLDRQNVRYRRIVTEGTSVLLRDVTMLGFTPTASLRIGLNRP
- a CDS encoding FecR domain-containing protein; this translates as MNMNEYNPTEQELLARLFDGSLSDADRNALRTRMRLDADLASTVRTVERLAAIIPPVDTGLVQQAVTEDDTRAAWKRVEARIGRGLDIGLGHPVATLYRLRWVAAAAAVLVVAVALSVVLRPASTPDWETVLAARGEIRTVVLDDGSTVTLNADSRLEHAVSEGADPRVVRLDGEARFEVASDGRAFVVETTEARVRVLGTQFTVRARGEATAVAVHEGRVAVEAGSDARELTRDEAVEVRAGAPVRVLPPDVARSADDWTRGMLTFQRVPLTRALVDVERRFDVEIALTGSWTGSESVSGSFPDQDVREVLDSLCRIYACEVRERSAAAGPGYDLAR
- a CDS encoding nuclear transport factor 2 family protein, whose amino-acid sequence is MHALNLLLPLFFAAVTLSPAPISPDHPADPELDAAYAEMSRTVQEGDFEGYSALYHPDAVLVNKLSGESYPIASALAGWKPGFDATRNGQMKASVEFRITQRLADATTAHDTGIFRYVSQSGTAEPQVALIHLESLFVKKDGAWLMVMEYQKSVATEAEWEAASAD
- a CDS encoding PadR family transcriptional regulator; the protein is MPPPKQLSRADEVLLLCIAVLGDDAFSTTIRAELQERAGKKVTVGSLWVSLDNLSERGLLRKRSVPNETRKGGRPRVYYRVTPRGIRALQRAREFQERLWKGVPDLEG
- a CDS encoding helix-turn-helix transcriptional regulator; the encoded protein is MMNNKFVGSDADVLAELGRRVERLRLDRNWTQEQLAREAGVSRPTVERMEAGASGSMTSFVRVLRALDRLEALDDVVPVPDVRPMEVLQEGAPKRRKRARPPGPADEASSASAWTWGDEE